ATTTGCTATAAAATCTTATAAATCAGCAACTGAAGCGCTAAAAAAACTTAATGATGATGTTGATTTAATTATTACAGATATTAATATGCCGGGTATGGATGGTATTGAATTTGTACAAGCTTGTGAGAATAAATATGATTTTATCATTATCACAGGCAATGCAACGCTAAATCGCGCTATAGAAGCGGTAAGGCTTGGAGTAAAAGATTTTCTAGTAAAACCATTTGATATCAATACTTTAGTAACTGCAATAAAACGCGCAAAAATAATTCAAGAAAAGATTTCTAAAAAAACAAATAAAAAGACTACTAAAAAAGAAGAAAATCAAGATTTTTATGGTACTTCTAAGGCTTTGGAAAATTGTTTAAATTTGGCTTTAAAAGCTGCCAAAACAGATGCTAGTGTACTTTTTTTTGGAGAAAGTGGGGTAGGTAAAGAAGTTTTTGCAAATTTTGTACATAAAAATTCAAAAAGAGCGCAAAAGCCTTTTGTAGCAATTAATATGGCGGCAATTCCATCAAATTTGATTGAAAGTGAGCTTTTTGGTTTTGAAAAAGGTGCGTTTACTGATGCTAATACTACTAAAATAGGATTGTTTGAGCTTGCTAATGAAGGTACTTTATTTTTAGATGAAATAGGTGAAATGCCTTATGAAATTCAAGCAAAATTATTAAGAGCTTTACAAGAAAAAGAAATTACAAGATTAGGGAGTACTAAAAGTATAAAGATTGATGTAAGAATTATCAGTGCAACAAATGCTCATATAGAAAAAAAGATTGCAGATAATGAATTTAGACAAGATTTATATTATAGACTTAATACTATTCCTATTAATATACCACCGCTAAGAGAGCGTCAAGAAGAAATTTTGCAAATCGCGCAAAAGGTATTACTTGATACGTGTAAAGAATATGATTTTAATGAGAAAACTTTAAGCCAAGAAGCGCAAGATGCTTTACTAGCTTATGATTTTCCAGGTAATATTAGAGAATTGATTTCTATTATACAAAGAGCTTGCATTTTAAGTGAAAATGATGAGATTAGTGCTCAAGATTTATTTTTGGAAAGTAGAAAGAGTAAAGATATTAAAAATCTTGAAAAAGAATTGATTTTAGAAGCTTTAAAAAATTCGCAAGATATTACAGAAGCAGCTAAACTTATAGGGATGAGTGAGAAAATTTTTAGCGAAAAAATGAAAAAATACAATATTACTTAAAAAGGACGGACAATGAAAAAAATAGCTATTGTAGGTGCAACAGGAGCAGTTGGTGAAGAACTTTTAAATGTCTTAGATGAGCTTGATTTTCCAGTTGAAAGTATTTTGCCATTAGCAAGTGCAAAAAGCGCAGGTAGTGAAATAGAATTTAGAGGTAAAGGCTATAAAGTAAAAGAATTAACTCCAAGTGTTTTTAAAGAAAATCCTGTGGATATTGTTTTTTTTAGCGCTGGAGGAAATATAAGTGCTGAGTATGCAAAATATGCAGTGGAATGTGGTGCTGTAGTGATTGATAATACGAGCCATTTTAGAATGGACGAGAATGTTCCTTTGGTGGTACCTGAATGCAATAGTGAAGATATTAAAGATTGGGAAAAAACAGGGATTATTGCTAATCCAAATTGCTCTACCATACAAATGGTACATGTTTTAAAACCACTTGATGATGTATTTAATTTAAAAAGAGTAGATGTAAGTACTTATCAAGCAGCAAGTGGCGCAGGTAAAGAAGGTATGGAAGAACTAGTTCAAGGAATGCAAAGTTTTTTTGCTTTTAAATTAGATGAATTTGAAGCAAAAACCTTTCCATATACTTTGGCTTTAAATTTGATTCCTCAAATTGATGTTTTTAGCGACAATGGCTACACTAAAGAAGAATTAAAAATGGTGAATGAAACGCAAAAAATATTGCATAAAAAACTTGAAATTTCAGCAACTTGCGTAAGAGTTCCTGTGCTTAGAAGTCATAGTGAAGCCATTACTATGCATTTTGAAAAAGATGTTGATGTTGCTAAAGTTAGAGAGATACTTTCTAAAGCACCAAGTGTTGTTGTGATTGATGATGTAGAAAATAAAAAATATCCTATGCCGCTTTTTACAAGTGATACTAACGAAACTTATGTAGGAAGAATTAGACGTGATATTAATCATAAAAACATTTTACACTTATGGTGTGTGGCTGATCAAATTCGTGTAGGAGCTGCTACAAATGCAGTGCGTATTGCACAAAAATGGCTAGAATTGGTTTAAAAAGGGGAAAAATGTTAGAAAGATTTTTTGAAAATTTATTAGTTAAGAGTCGTTTGGTTACTATTTTACCTGTAATTTTTGGTTTAATAGGAGCTTTTGTTTTATTTTTTATCGCAAGTTATGATGTGATTAAAGTTTTAAAATATGTATTTGAATATTTTACACTTGCAAAGTCAAATATTGATTTACATGAAGATATTGTAGGATTAATTATTGGAGCTGTAGATTTATATTTAATGGCTTTGGTTTTGTTTATTTTTTCTTTTGGAATTTATGAATTATTTATTAGCGAAATAGAAGAATTTAAACAAACCAAACAATCTAAAGTTTTAGAAGTGCATAGCTTAGATCAACTAAAAGATAAACTTGCTAAAGTTATTATTATGGTTTTGATTGTAAATTTCTTCCAAAGAATTTTACAAATGCAACTTAATACAGTTTTAGATATGACTTATTTGGCAGGTTCTATTTTGGCTCTTTGTGTAGGGCTTTATTTCTTGCATAAAAGCGATCATTAATAAGGAATAAAAATGATTTTTATTGATGCGTGTTTTAAAAAATCAACCCCTTATATTCCAGTTTGGATGATGCGTCAAGCAGGAAGGTATTTACCTGAGTACATGGAAGTTAGAGCAAGTGCCGGGGATTTTTTATCGCTTTGCAGGGACTATAAAAAAGCAAGTGAAGTTACTTTACAACCTGTGGATATTTTGGGTGTTGATGCGGCTATTATTTTTTCAGATATTTTAGTTGTACCTTTAGAAATGGGCATGGATTTAAAATTTGAAAAAGGCGAAGGGCCAGTATTTTCAAATCCCATTAAAACTAAGGAAGATTTGGAAAGATTAGATGTTGAAAAAAGTGTTAAAAATCTTTCTTATGTTTATGATGCACTAGCGCTTACTAGAGAAAAACTTGCGCATGATAAAGCTTTGATTGGTTTTTGTGGAAGTCCTTGGACTATTGCTACTTATATGATAGAGGGTGGTGGTAGTAAAAATTATGTAAAATGTAAAAAATTAGTTTATCAAAATCCTGAATTTTTACATCAAATTTTATCCAAACTTACTTTAGCTTTAAAGTATTATATTCAAGAACAAATTAAAGCAGGGGCTAATGCTATACAGATATTTGATAGTTGGGCAAGTGCTTTAGAAAAAGAGATGTTTTTTGAATTTTCTTTTAAATACATGCTTGAAATTGCTGATTTTATCAAAGAAAAATATCCACATATTCCCGTGATTTTATTTCCTAAAGGTGTTAGTGGATTTTTGGATGGTATAAATGGAAATTTTGATGTTTTTGGTGTAGATTGGAGTACGCCTTTAGAATTAGCAAAAGAAAAACTAGGCGCTAGATATACTTTACAGGGTAATATGGAGCCTTGTAGATTGTATGATAAAAAGGCGATCGAAGTAGGAGTGGATAAAATTTTAAATATCATGCAAGATAGTGCACATATTTTTAACCTTGGACATGGTATTTTGCCTGATATTCCTGTTGAAAATGCTAAATATTTTATCAAGCTAGTTCAAGAGAAATCTAAAAAGTGAATAAAATTACTTTTGGCCCCATAAGTTCAAGAAGATTTGGGCTTTCCTTAGGGATTGATTTAAGTCCAAATCAAAAGCAATGTAATTTCGATTGTGTATATTGTGAGTTGCAAGCTGCAAAACCTGTGGAAAAGTCTTTAGCATATCCAAAAATTCAAGATATCTTGGAACAAGTAGAGCAAGCTTTAGCTAGCGATGTGAAATTCGATTTTCTCACATTAACTGCAAATGGTGAACCTAGTCTGTATCCTTATTTAAAAGAATTAGTTTGTGAGTTAAATAAAATAAAACAAGATAAAAAACTTTTGATTTTAAGTAATGGCAGCGGTGTGTTAAATCCAAATGTATTTAATGCTTTATTGGATATTGATGTGGTTAAATTTAGTCTTGATAGTGCTAAAGAAAAAACATTTTATAGAATAGATAAAGCTCTAAAACAAATTAAACTTAAAACAATGATTGATAAAATGATTGCTTTTAGGGAAAAATTTCTAGGTGAGCTTGTTATGGAAGTTTTAGTTGTACAAGGCTTAAATGACAATAAAGAAGAAATGTTAGCTTTAAATGAAGTATTTGGTAAAATAAAGCCATTAAGAGTGGATTTTAGCACTATTGATAGACCTCCGGCTTATCCTGTTAAAGGTGTATCTATGGAAAAATTAGAAGAATTAAGTATGTATATTAATACCACCCCTGTTGTTCTTGCTAAGCATTATTATAAAGGTGAAAAAATTGATTTTAATACTCAAGAGCTTTTAAAAATGTTGCAACTTAGAGCTCAAAGTGAATTTGATGTTGAAAATAAATTCAGTCAATACAGTAAAGAATTATTAGAAAAATTAATTAAAGAGCAAAAAGTCGTTGTAAAAAATTTAGCAGGAGTGAATTTTTACAAAAAAATATAATTTTTTACGAAAAACTCTTGACAAGAGCATTTTTTTCTTATATAATATCATTTCTTATTTATTGATGTTCCGGATTAGCTCAGCGGTAGAGTAGTCGGCTGTTAACCGATTGGTCGTAGGTTCGAATCCTACATCCGGAGCCACTTCTTTTTAGATTATAATCTTGATTTTTATAAGTGTTAAGTAAATTATATGATTTTTATATAACTAGTATTTTCGTTATGAAAATACTAGTTTTTGATATCAAAAGTAAAGAATTTGCTTTCGAAATTATTGCCTACTTTTTCATACTGAAACATAGCAGGTTCTAGGTTTTGCACTTCATGGTATAAAAGTCCTAAAGCAAGCCTTGCTTCTAAGGTTTCTTCATTTTCTAATCTTGCAAGTTCAAGCAAAGCAATAGCTGAGTTTGGATTATTTGAACCTATTGCTGCAACTGCAGCTAAAAATAAAGTTTGAGCATCTTTAATTTTGTAATCATCTATTAAAATATTATAAAGTGTATATGCTTCTTGGTATTCTTTTGCAAATATATCTACATAAGCTAGAGCAAAGATTAATCCAATGGAATTTTTATTACTCATAGCTAGTCTTTTTTTAATATCATTTCTAACATGATTAAGCAAGCCTGTTATTTGCATAAGTGTTACATAGCTATCTTTAACTATCCCAGCCCCGCCAAATAAAGAATTATAATCAAGTTTGGTATTTAAAAAATACATTTGAGCTTGTTTGGCGTATTCTTTGATATTTAAGTTCATACTTTTGGAGTTAAAATATAAAATATTGCTAATAATATCCTCGCTTAATAAATCTTTTAATTCTTTTATTTTTTGGTTTCTTAGGGTTTCAAGATTATTGCCATTTGCAGCTATAATAGCAAATATTAACTCCAAAGGTGTGTTATTAGTATTTGAAAGATTATCTAGGTAAGGAATAGTAGCAGTAAAGTCATTTTTGGCCAAATATAGTAAATATTTGTATATATTATTGTTTTGATCAATGGTATTATCTGCTTGGAGATTTTCTAAAAGTTCATTAGCAAGTTTTGTATAATCTTTCTTTGCTAGATCCATACAATATATGCCAAAAATTCCTGCAATATAATTTTTAGGATTTAAATGATATGCGGTTGAAAAGTGCTTATAAGCATTGTTATAATCTTGTAATTGTGCATAAGTTAGGGCAAGATTATAATGAATTACATCATGAGCATGATAAATTTCACTTAAATTTTTAAATTCTTGATTAGCCTCTCTTAGATGAAAATTAAAAGCCAAGTTAATAGCATGAGATAATTCTATATTAACCCCTGATAAAGCCTTACTTTTAACAAGTAATTCATTTTCATACTCATATCCTTGTATAAAATTTCCCAAATCAGCCTTTGTAATAAGCTCCATGCTTTGTTTAACGTCAAAAACACGATATGGTGAAAAGTAAAACAGTAAATCATATATTTGTTGTTTTCCGGTAATTAATCTCTTAGCAAAATTTTGTTGGGCGATATCAATATTTGAAAAATTTCTTTTTAATCTCGTTTTGATATTATAGTATTTTGAACCTATATCTTTATCTTTAATGTAAAGAGCTTTTAAAATTTGTGCACCACTTTCAAATTGACCAGTTTTTAATTCAACTAAGGCTAAAGCAACCTTGCTTCTAGCTTCATGCTCTCCTATCTTTGAGGCTTTTTCAAGATATTCTTTAGCTTTTTGATAGTCTCCTGATTTTGCATATAATAAGCCTAAGGGTAAGCTTGCTTCATAATCTTCTTGTTTTTGTAGAAAATCAATGGCATTTTTTTCTGATTTTAATAAAGCATAAACTTTTGCTCCAAGATAGTAAGATTCACCTTGATAACCATTGATGTTGTTTGAGCGCATAAACATTTGTAAGGCTTCAGGGTAAAATCCTTGATAATAATTAATTAAACCTAGATAATAATCATACAAAGATGATTTGGAATCTTGTGGCAAATGCACTCTTGCTAAGTCAAGATAATAATTAAATTTTTCTTTATTACCAAGATTAAAATAGCACACAGCAGTGTTTATAGCAGCAGCTACCTTGTGCTCTTCTAATTCTAAAGATTGCTTGAAATTTTCAATTGCACTAGTATAATCTTTTTGTTTCATTTGGGCTACGCCAAGATTATAACTAGATAAGGATTGGTTAAAAATGTTAATGTTATTGTAAAGTTCTAAAGCGCTTTCTACATCACCTTTTTCATATAATAAATTTGCTTTTTGTACTACAAGATCTAATGCTGATTGTTTTACTTTAGTGATGCTTGAGCTAGTATTATCATCTAAAATTTGAGTATTTAAAATAGCTTGTTTATCTTCTTTGAAAACTATGAGTAAAATTAAAACTACAAGCAATATTAGAGCAAGACCTCCAAGCGCAAAAATTAAAATAATAAATTTTTTATCAAAAAGCTTTTTTTTCTCTTCAGGTTGCGGTGTTTGAGGTTCTTCTTCCACTCTTTGAAAGGTGCTTTCTTCTTCCTCTAATTCAGGAGGTATCATGCCAGGAGGGATAGCTTGTTCTTCTACTCCTGGATTTTCATCTAACTCAGAGAAAGCTTTTTCTTGATTGTCTTGTTCTTTAAGTGTTACTTCTTCAGCCATGTTTTCTCTTAAAAGTATTTTCTTAATACATCAGGAATTCTTATATTTCCATTTTTTTCTTGATAGTTTTCCATGATAGCTACCAAGGTTCTTCCAACAGCTAGCGAAGAGCCATTAAGCGTATGCACTAATTCGTTTTTGCCTTTATCGTTTTTAAAGCGAATTTTTGCACGTCTTGCTTGAAAATCTTTACAATTAGATACAGAGCTAATTTCACGGTATTTATTTTGTGATGGAAGCCAAACTTCTAAATCCACTGTTTTTGCAGCTGAAAAACCTAAATCTCCAGTACAAAGCATCAAATGTCTGTGTGCTAGACCTAAAGAACTTAGTAAATCACTAGCACAATTTAGCATTTCTTCAAACATTAACTCGCTTTGATCAGGCTTGCATATACTAACAAGCTCTACTTTTTCAAATTGATGTTGTCTTATAATACCTCTTGTGTCTCTACCCGCACTTCCTGCTTCTTGTCTAAAACAAGCGCTATAGCAAGTCATTTTTAAAGGCAATTCTTCTTGAGCTAAAATTTCATTAGAATAAAGATTGGTTACAGGAATTTCAGAAGTTGAGATGAGGTATAAATCATCATTTTCTACCTTATACATATCATCTTTAAATTTGGGAAGCTGTCCGGTACCATACATGGTTGCACTATTTACTAAAAATGGTACATTAACCAACTCAAAACCTCTACTTCTATTAAAATCTATCATATAATTTACTAAGGCTCTGTTTAACAAAGCTCCTTCATTTTTTAGCACACAAAAGCGACTTTGCGAGATTTTAACTCCTCTTGTAAAATCAAGCCAATTTAATTTTTCTCCTAAATCATGATGTTCTTTAATTTCAAAATCAAAACTAGGTGGAGTTAGAACTTTTTTTAATTCTACATTCTCATTCTCATCTTCTCCAAAAGGCACACAATCATCAGGGGTATTTGGTATTGCTAGAGCAATTTGCTCCAGTTTTTCTTCTAATTCATTAACGATTTTTGATTGAGTATTAATCTTTTCTTTATTTTGACTTAGTTGTGCTTTTAAGCTTTCTTTATCTTGTGCTGTTGCAAGTTCTTTGCTAAATTTGTTTTGAAAAGCTTGAAATTCTTCTAAAAGTGCTTTTTCTTTTTTTAAATTTATAAATAAATCACTCAGTTCTTTGAGCAAATTTTCATCCACTTTTTTAGCTTTTAATTTTTGTGCAATTTCATCGAAATTATTTTGTAAAAGTTTTAAATCTAACATTTTAACTCCTTTTATAGTCCTATTTTAGCATAAATTTTTTCCATTGTTTCTCGAGCTTGTTTTTTTGCTTTACTTGCTCCAAATTCTAAAATTTCCTCAATTTTAGAAGGATTGGCTAATAATTTTTCATATTCGCCCTTGGCCGAGGCAAAATACTCACTAATGATTTCATTTAAATACATTTTAAAATGTCCATAACCTTCGCCACCTTTTTCATAACGGCTTTTTAAAGTTTCTTGCTCTGTTTTGTCTAAAAACAATTTTGCGATTTTAAATATATTGCAATTTTGCCAATCTTTTGGATCTTCTAAAGCTGTACTATCTGTAACAATGGAAGAAATTTGTTTTTTAATAGCTTTTGGTGTATTAAAAATATCGATTGTATTTTGATAAGATTTGCTCATTTTGGCTCCATCAGTGCCAGGTACTACCGCAACTTCATTATTAACTTTAGCTTGAGGTAGAGTGAAAATTTCACCCCATTCGTTATTTACCTTTAAGGCTATATCTCTTGCTATTTCAACGTGTTGAATTTGATCTTTACCTACAGGAACTACTTGAGCATTAAAAAGCAAAATATCTGCAGCCATTAAAATAGGGTAAGAAAAAAGTCCATGGTTGGCATTTAAACCTTTGGTAATTTTATCTTTATAGCTATGTGCTCTTTCTAAAAGTCCCATTGGAGTAAATTGAGAAAGAATCCAATAAAGCTCCATTACTTCTTTTACATCACTTTGCAACCAAAACACACTTTTTTGCGGATCAATCCCTAAACTCAAAAAAGCTGCTGCAGCTTTGAGTGAATTTTGTCTGAGCTTTTCACCATCAAAACTTGAAGTCATAGCATGGTAATTTGCTATAAACATATACATTTGATTTTCTTCTTGCATATTTAGCATTTGTTTGATTGAGCCAAAATAATTGCCTATATGTAAGTTTCCACTTGGTTGCAATCCTGTAATAACTCTCATTTTACCTCTTTTTTAATCTCTTTGATAAGTTCTTTAATATTTTTGTTTTCAATATTAATTATAATATCTGCTTTTTTTTCATATTTTTTTGCCCTTTGATTAAAAAGAATTTTGGCATTATTTATATTTGCAAGTAAAGGCCTAGTGGCTAATTCTTCCGTGCTTAATCTTTGCAAAAGATAATCAAAGCTTGCTTTTAAATATATAATTATCCCAATATCTTTTAATTTTTTTTGTTCTATAAAACCACCACCACTTGCAATAGAGCAATCTTGCACACAAGTTAAAAAAGAAACAAGTTTTTTTTCTTCTTTACGGAATTTTTTTTCTCCATATGTTTTAAAAATTTCATCAATTTCAAGATTAAATTTTTCTTTGATTAAACTATCTGTATCTAAAAATATTTTATCGTATTTTTTAGCATAAGCTCTTGCTATGGTTGTTTTACCGCAGCCCATAAAGCCTACAAAAAGGAGATTATCCTTCTTGCTCATCTTTGCTACCTTTTTTTCTTGAAGCTAAAATCAAAGGAACACCTTCAAAATTAAATTGTTTTCTGATTTGATTTTGTAAATAGCGTTTATAACTAAAATGCAAGGCTTTTGGTCTATTCATGATTAGAGCTATTTTTGGAGGTGCTAAGTCATACTGCACAGCATAGTATATCTTAACTAGTTTTCCATAATCATGAGGTAATGGGTGTGCTCTTGTGGCCTCTTCTACTAAAGCATTTAATTTTGCTGTTGGAATTTTTTGCGTGAAATTTGCAAAAACTTCTAAAATTTTATCTAAAAGCACATGTACTCTTTTTCCACTTAAAGCCGATACACTTACAACAGGTGCATAAGCTAGAAATTTAAAACGATCTAGTTTTAATTCTTTTAAAGTTTTATCAAAATCAAGCTCGCTTTTATCCCATTTATTAAGCACGATAATCACACCTAAGCAATGTTTAGCAGCAAGTCCTGCGATACGCTCATCTAATTCGTTAAACCCCTCAGCTGCATCTAGAACTAAAAGTGCAATTTGAGCATTAGCTAGGGCGTATTCAGTTCTATTTAGCGCATAACGCTCCAAACCTTGTATTTTCCCGCGTTTTCTAATTCCTGCTGTATCTACAAACTCAATGATTCTATCTTTATGAATAATGCTTTCATTAACAGGATCAATTGTAGTGCCTGCTATATCACTTACCACGCTACGTTCTTCTTTAACTAAAGCATTTAAAAGACTGGATTTTCCTACATTTACCCTGCCGATAATTCCTACTTTAATATGGTTTTCATTGATGGTTTTTAGCTTAAAATCTCCGCTATTTTCATCAAAATTTTCTAAATAACTTTCAAAGTCTTCTTCTTCATCTGCATTTAAAAAGCTTTCATTTAAAAACTTACCAGCCCACATGCAAAGCTCATCAATACCTATATTATGTGTAACAGAGATATTAAAAACTTCTTTCACGCCAAAATTAGAAAATTCCCAAGATCTTTCTTCATCTTTTTTATTATCTATTTTATTAATCACTAAGGCTATAGGCTTGTTGAGTTTTTTCATTTCATAAAAAAAAGCTTTATCTTCATCATCAGGTAAAAATTTTCCATCTACCATATAAAAGATAATATCACTATTTTTAGCAGTTTTTAATGAATTTGCTTTAACATTTTTAAAAAGCTCATTGCTCTCATCAAGTCCACCACTATCTATCAATAAGGCTCTTTTACCATCAATTTCCACTTCTATTTTATTAGTATCTCTTGTAGTTCCACTGATATCACTGGTGATAGCTATGCGTTTTCTTGCAAGTCTATTAAAAAGACTTGATTTGCCGACATTTGGTTTTCCTATTAAAATAATACTTTGCATTAATACTCATTTTTAAATTTTTATTTGTGATTATATAAAAATTGCCTTAAAATTAAGCAAAAAAGACTAAAATAACGGGAATTTTTATATGGAATTTATATGTTAAGAATAGTTAAAAAAAATTTAGGTATATATTTTATGATTATTGCTTCCATAGAATTTGCACTTGTAGGCGCTTGTGCAAAAATTCTTAGTGAAGAATTATCATCGATTGAAATTATGTTTTTTAGAAATATCATAGGCACAGCTTTTATGCTTTATGCGCTTTCAAAATTAAATTTTCATAAAAGCGGCGGTCGTTTGGGTTTGCTTATTTTTAGAGGTGTTATAGGAACGATTGCCTTATATCTTTTCTTTTATAATGTTTCTAATATTTCTTTGGGTGGGGCTTTTGCTTTTCAAAAAACAGCACCGATTTTTATAGCTTTAATTGCTTTTTTATTTTTTAAAGAAAGTTTAGGGCTAAAAGCTTGTTTTGGGATTTTGATTGCTTTTATAGGGGTATTGTTAATTTGTCAGCCTTTTGCAGATAGTACTACGCATTCAGGTTTTGATTTGAAAAATAGCATTTTGGGAATTTTAAGTGGTTTTTGTGCAGCCTTGGCGCTAACTAGCGTAAGAGAGCTAAGAAAATCATATCCAGCGCCTTTTATAGCCTTATCTTTTGTTTTAATTGGTACTTTAATGCCTTTAATGTCTATGATTATAGGTTCTTTTTATGAAATAAAAGAACTTGATTTTTTAATTGCTCCTTTTGTGATGCCTAGTTTTAAAGCTTGGATTTTTATTATTTTAATGGGTGTTTTTGGAGCAATGTATCAAATTCATGTTACCAAAGCTTATGGGGTGGCGAAAAAGGCAGGAGTTGTTGCTGGGGTTAGTTATATAGATGTAGTTTTTACTTTATTTTTGGGCATATTATTAGGAGATGAATTTCCTAGTTTGATGGTTTTTGTAGGGATTTTTAGCATTGTTATAGGAGGAATTATTTTGGTTAGTAAGCAAATAAAAGGAAATAAAAATGGAAAATAAAACAGATTTAATTTATGGTTTAGAAGACAAACCGCCTTTTGCTAAAGCTTTTTTTGCTGCTTTGGTGCATTTGATGGCTATGTTTGTGGCTGTGATTACACCTGCTTTATTAATTTGCAAGGGTCTTGGAATAGACGATACTAATACAGCTAGAATTATATGCATGTCACTTTTTGCTTCAGGTGTTGCTTCGCTTTTACAGATTAAAACTTGGGGTCCTATAGGGAGTGGACTTTTATCTATTCAAGGGACTAGTTTTAACTTTGTTGCGCCTATTATACTAGGTGGGCTTGTTTTGAAAAATAATGGTTTATCACAAGAAGCAATGCTTGGGGCTATTTTTGGTACTTTAATGCTTTGTTCTACCACTGAAATGATTATTTCTCAAATTTTACCTTTTATTAGAAGAGTGATTTCGCCTTTGGTTTCAGGTATAGTAGTGATGATTATAGGTCTTAGTTTGATTAATGTTGGTCTTGTGAGTGCAGGAGGCGGATTTGCGGCTAAGGCAAGCGGTGAGTTTGGTTCTTTA
This genomic stretch from Campylobacter lari subsp. concheus harbors:
- a CDS encoding sigma-54-dependent transcriptional regulator; its protein translation is MNLVIVEDDINMRKSLEIALGEYEEFAIKSYKSATEALKKLNDDVDLIITDINMPGMDGIEFVQACENKYDFIIITGNATLNRAIEAVRLGVKDFLVKPFDINTLVTAIKRAKIIQEKISKKTNKKTTKKEENQDFYGTSKALENCLNLALKAAKTDASVLFFGESGVGKEVFANFVHKNSKRAQKPFVAINMAAIPSNLIESELFGFEKGAFTDANTTKIGLFELANEGTLFLDEIGEMPYEIQAKLLRALQEKEITRLGSTKSIKIDVRIISATNAHIEKKIADNEFRQDLYYRLNTIPINIPPLRERQEEILQIAQKVLLDTCKEYDFNEKTLSQEAQDALLAYDFPGNIRELISIIQRACILSENDEISAQDLFLESRKSKDIKNLEKELILEALKNSQDITEAAKLIGMSEKIFSEKMKKYNIT
- a CDS encoding aspartate-semialdehyde dehydrogenase — translated: MKKIAIVGATGAVGEELLNVLDELDFPVESILPLASAKSAGSEIEFRGKGYKVKELTPSVFKENPVDIVFFSAGGNISAEYAKYAVECGAVVIDNTSHFRMDENVPLVVPECNSEDIKDWEKTGIIANPNCSTIQMVHVLKPLDDVFNLKRVDVSTYQAASGAGKEGMEELVQGMQSFFAFKLDEFEAKTFPYTLALNLIPQIDVFSDNGYTKEELKMVNETQKILHKKLEISATCVRVPVLRSHSEAITMHFEKDVDVAKVREILSKAPSVVVIDDVENKKYPMPLFTSDTNETYVGRIRRDINHKNILHLWCVADQIRVGAATNAVRIAQKWLELV
- a CDS encoding YqhA family protein; this encodes MLERFFENLLVKSRLVTILPVIFGLIGAFVLFFIASYDVIKVLKYVFEYFTLAKSNIDLHEDIVGLIIGAVDLYLMALVLFIFSFGIYELFISEIEEFKQTKQSKVLEVHSLDQLKDKLAKVIIMVLIVNFFQRILQMQLNTVLDMTYLAGSILALCVGLYFLHKSDH
- the hemE gene encoding uroporphyrinogen decarboxylase, encoding MIFIDACFKKSTPYIPVWMMRQAGRYLPEYMEVRASAGDFLSLCRDYKKASEVTLQPVDILGVDAAIIFSDILVVPLEMGMDLKFEKGEGPVFSNPIKTKEDLERLDVEKSVKNLSYVYDALALTREKLAHDKALIGFCGSPWTIATYMIEGGGSKNYVKCKKLVYQNPEFLHQILSKLTLALKYYIQEQIKAGANAIQIFDSWASALEKEMFFEFSFKYMLEIADFIKEKYPHIPVILFPKGVSGFLDGINGNFDVFGVDWSTPLELAKEKLGARYTLQGNMEPCRLYDKKAIEVGVDKILNIMQDSAHIFNLGHGILPDIPVENAKYFIKLVQEKSKK
- a CDS encoding radical SAM protein, with translation MNKITFGPISSRRFGLSLGIDLSPNQKQCNFDCVYCELQAAKPVEKSLAYPKIQDILEQVEQALASDVKFDFLTLTANGEPSLYPYLKELVCELNKIKQDKKLLILSNGSGVLNPNVFNALLDIDVVKFSLDSAKEKTFYRIDKALKQIKLKTMIDKMIAFREKFLGELVMEVLVVQGLNDNKEEMLALNEVFGKIKPLRVDFSTIDRPPAYPVKGVSMEKLEELSMYINTTPVVLAKHYYKGEKIDFNTQELLKMLQLRAQSEFDVENKFSQYSKELLEKLIKEQKVVVKNLAGVNFYKKI
- a CDS encoding tetratricopeptide repeat protein produces the protein MAEEVTLKEQDNQEKAFSELDENPGVEEQAIPPGMIPPELEEEESTFQRVEEEPQTPQPEEKKKLFDKKFIILIFALGGLALILLVVLILLIVFKEDKQAILNTQILDDNTSSSITKVKQSALDLVVQKANLLYEKGDVESALELYNNINIFNQSLSSYNLGVAQMKQKDYTSAIENFKQSLELEEHKVAAAINTAVCYFNLGNKEKFNYYLDLARVHLPQDSKSSLYDYYLGLINYYQGFYPEALQMFMRSNNINGYQGESYYLGAKVYALLKSEKNAIDFLQKQEDYEASLPLGLLYAKSGDYQKAKEYLEKASKIGEHEARSKVALALVELKTGQFESGAQILKALYIKDKDIGSKYYNIKTRLKRNFSNIDIAQQNFAKRLITGKQQIYDLLFYFSPYRVFDVKQSMELITKADLGNFIQGYEYENELLVKSKALSGVNIELSHAINLAFNFHLREANQEFKNLSEIYHAHDVIHYNLALTYAQLQDYNNAYKHFSTAYHLNPKNYIAGIFGIYCMDLAKKDYTKLANELLENLQADNTIDQNNNIYKYLLYLAKNDFTATIPYLDNLSNTNNTPLELIFAIIAANGNNLETLRNQKIKELKDLLSEDIISNILYFNSKSMNLNIKEYAKQAQMYFLNTKLDYNSLFGGAGIVKDSYVTLMQITGLLNHVRNDIKKRLAMSNKNSIGLIFALAYVDIFAKEYQEAYTLYNILIDDYKIKDAQTLFLAAVAAIGSNNPNSAIALLELARLENEETLEARLALGLLYHEVQNLEPAMFQYEKVGNNFESKFFTFDIKN